TTTCCCCACCAATGACTGTTCCATGTGCATTCTTTCTCCGAAACTGGTGGAATGTGGACGGCATCCCAATATCGAAATCCTCACACTGACCGATATCCTGGAAGTGGAAGGGGAAGCCGGGAACTTCAATGTGAAGCTGCATCAAAGGCCCCGTTTCATCGATATGACCAAATGTATCGCTTGCAGCGCCTGTGCCGAAAAATGCCCCCGCAAGGTTCCCGACGAGTACAACCTGGGTCTGAGCAAACGCAAAGCGGCTTACGTCAAATATCCACAGGCTGTTCCCCTGAAATACGCCATCGACAAAGACCACTGTATCTACTTTGAAAAAGGCAAATGTCGGGCCTGCGAAAAGATCTGCCCCGCCGGGGCGGTCAACTTCGACGACAAGGACATGTTTTTCACCCTGAATGTGGGAAGCATTATCCTTGCCCCTGGTTTCAAGCCTTTTGATCCCAAAATCTTCGACACCTATAATTATGCACACTTCCCCAACGTGATTACCGCCATGGAGTTCGAGAGGATTCTCTCCCCCTCAGGCCCATCGGGTGGAGATCTGGTGCGGCCCTCGGATAAGAGCGCACCCAGGCGCATTGCCTGGCTCCAATGCGTGGGTTCACGCGACATAAACCGGTGTGACAACAGCTACTGCTCTGCCGTTTGCTGTATGTACGCCATCAAGGAAGCGGTCATCGCTAAAGAACACAGTCATCATCCCCTGGATGCGGCCATTTTTTTCATGGACATGAGAACATCCGGAAAAGACTTCGAAAAGTATTATGACCGGGCCAGGGAGGAACACGGTGTTCGGTTCATCCGTTCCCGTGTGCATTCCATCGAGGAGGTCCATGGATCGAAAAACCTCATGCTCCGTTTTACCGAAGACAACGGAAGCCTCCGCGAGGAAGAGTACGATCTCATAGTTCTCTCGGTGGGCCTGGAAACCTCTCCTGAAGTGATGGAACTTGCAGAGCGCCTGGGTATTGAAATCAACAACGGAAGGTTTGCTGCAACTTCACCTTTTTCACCTGTCACCACATCCCGTCCGGGAATTTTTGTATGCGGCGCCTTTCAAGGTCCGAAGGACATTCCCCAGTCCGTCATGGAAGCTTCGGCGGCGGCGGCTGAAACATCAGCCCTTCTTTCAGCCGTTCGCGGCACAGCCATAACCAAGACCGAACCTCCCGAAGAAGTGGATCGGAGTGAAATCGTCTCTCCCCGCATCGGCGTCTTTGTCTGTCAATGCGGCATCAATATCGGCTCCGTGGTGGATGTGCCTGCCGTCAAGGAATACGCGAAGACCCTTCCCCACGTCGTCTATATGGATGAGAATCTCTTCACCTGCTCGCAGGATACCCAGGACCGCATGAAGGAAGCCATTCGGGAAAACAAGCTCAACCGCATTGTGGTGGCGTCCTGCTCGCCCCGGACTCATGAACCTCTCTTTCAGCAGACCATCCAGGAAGCAGGACTCAACAAATACCTCTTTGAACTGGCCAACATTCGAGACCAGGATTCATGGGTGCATCGCGACTTTCCCGAAGCAGCCACTGAAAAAGCCAAGGACCTCGTTCGCATGGCGGTGGCCAAGGTCAGCCTTCAGCAGCCTCTTGATGAAGTTCGACTGCCGATCAATAAAAGCGGACTGGTCATCGGCGGGGGAGTTGCCGGCATGGAGGCGGCTTTAGCCCTTGCCGGCCAGGGATATCCCGTCACGCTGGTGGAAAAGAATGCGGAACTGGGCGGACATGCCCGCAAGCTTCTTTCTGCCTGGACTGGAGAACCCATAGCACCTTATCTCGAGGAGCTCATTCAAAGCGTACAAAATCATCCTCAGATTTCTGTACGAACCAAGGCGACATTGAAAGAAGTCACCGGATTCGTAGGCAATTTCAACACAACACTGGAGGTGGGAGACCGGGCTGAAACCGTACAGCACGGTGTTGCCATCATTGCGGTAGGAGCTCATTCTTACCAGCCCACTGAATATGGCTACGGAAAGAGCGACCGGATTTTTCTCAATCTCGACATGGACCGTGCCATTCGTGAGCGGCATGAGTCCGTCGTCAATGCCCGTTCAGCCGTCTTCATACAATGTGTGGGATCTAGGGAACCGGAACGCCCATATTGCAGCAGGGTGTGCTGCAGTCACAGCATTGAAAACGCTATCCGCATCAAGGAACTCAACCCCGGCGCAGATGTATATATTCTCTACCGGGATATTCGCACGTATGGTCTGCGAGAAAACATCTACAAAGAGGCACGGAAAAAGGGGATCCTTTTCATTCGATTCGATCCGGAACGGAAGCCGCAGGTGGAACTGGCAGGAAATCAGTTGAAGATAACCGTATTCGACCCCATTCTTCAAAAGGACATCGTCCTGAAGCCGGATGTTTTGACTCTCGCCAGCGCCATCGTCACACGGGAAGTGGAACCGCTGGCAAAAATGTTCAAGGTGCCTTTGAACCCGGAGGGTTTCTTTCTGGAAGCCCACATGAAACTTCGGCCCGTGGATTTTGCCACCGAGGGCGTTTATGTAGCGGGGTTGGCTCACTGGCCCAAACCAACGGAAGAGTGCATCGCACAGGCCAAGGCCGCTGCATCGAGAGCATCCACTGTTTTGGCGAGGGATTTTATCGCGGCGGGGGGCGTAGTCGCTCTCATACAAAAGGACAAATGCATAGGCTGCCGGGCCTGCATGGAATGCTGTCCTTTCGGAGCCATCAGCTACCTGGAACAGGAAGCTAAATGTGAAGTGAACCAGGCTCTCTGCAAGGGCTGCGGCACCTGTGCGGCAACCTGTCCTTCCGAAGCCGTTTCTCTTCTCGGGTTCAGCCATCTACAGCTCTATCGCCAGATAGATGAAGCTCTTTGCGCATGAAAATGCAAGGCGGACTAAGGCTGAGGCCGTCGATGTCCGTTATTCAATACTTGGAAAAAGGGGTGCTATCGTGGAAATAATAAACTTTGAACCCAGGATTCTCGCATTTCTCTGTAACTGGTGCAGCTATGCAGGGGCTGATCTGGCAGGAGTGAGCCGCCTGCAATATCCTCCAAATATCAGAGTCATCCGGGTCATGTGTTCGGGCAGCGTTTCTCCCCATCATCTCCTGCACGCCTTTCAGAAGGGAGCGGATGGAGTGCTGGTGGCAGGATGCCACATTGGGGACTGCCATTACCTGAAGGGAAACTACATGACCGTCAAACGGGTGAAATTTCTGGAAGGGTTGCTCAAATTTGCCGGCTACAATCCCGAGAGGCTTCGCCTGGAATGGATCTCAGCCGCTGAAGGAATCAAATTCGCAGAGGTCGTAAGAGATTTTACGGAAAAGATCCGAAGCCTTGGCCCCGCCCCATCCTTTGAAGCCGTTCCTGGGACTGCAGCCACGGCTTGAACGCTTTTTTCTAACGGACAATAAACCCACCTTCGCAGGATATGAGTCCTATGAATACGAAAATAAAGAAGCTTCTGGAAGAAGGTCGAGTAGATGGTTTCTGGGCCTACAAGACCATGCACGGGTTCCCATTTCCCTGGCTTTTCACCAGAGAAAACATGGAGGAACTGGAACCATGGAAAACAACCCGGGCACGTTATCCTATCCTCAAGATGCTCCTGGCACAGGCGCGCAAGAATCCCGAAAAAACCTACGGTGTCCTTGTGCGCGGGTGTGAAGAAAGGGGCCTCAATGAACTCTTCAAGTGGAACCAGCTTCAGCCGGAAAGGGTGGTCGCGCTAGGGCAGGCCTGCACCCGGGAACTGGCGGAGTATTGTGAATGCTGGAAACCTTACCCCGACCGGCTTGACTATGGTGAGCCGGCGGCACCTGCGGGAGAGAGCAGGAAAGTAAAAGCATTGCAGGCCATGAAAATGGATGAAAGACAGCAATGGTGGCTTTCACACCTGAACCGCTGCATCAAATGCTACGGTTGCAGAGATGTCTGTCCCGTATGCTTTTGCACGGAATGCACTCTGCAACACGATGAACTCATTCCGCAGGCCAAACTGCCTCCGGATGCGTCTTTTCATCTGGTTCGCGCCATTCACATGGGAGGGCGCTGCATCGACTGCGGCTTGTGCGAAGAGGTCTGTCCGGCCAAGATTCCTCTGAGGTCCCTCTACAAAGAGGTCAATCTGCTGGTGGAAGAGATTTTCGGTTACAAGCCCGGCACAGCCGACGGCAAATCCCCTTTCTCTTTCCTGGGGGATGAAATGCTTCTTCCGGCGGGGCCCCGCTAGTTCCTGTTGAGCTTGAGCCGGTTATTACAGTGAACGCATACGAAAGGAATGGAAATGACACATCCCCATTTTGAGCCTGTCATTCTTTGCTTCCTCTGCACCTGGTGAGCATACGCCGCTGCTGACCTGGCTGGGGTCAGTCGAATGCAATATCCGACAAACATTCGGATCATCAGAGTCATGTGTACGGCAAGTGTTTCTCCGCACCACATCCTGCGAGCCTTCCAGGAAGGGGTGGATGGAGTCTTCGTCGGCGGTTGTCATCTCGGCGATTGCCATTATCTGTATGGCAATCATTCGGCAAATAAACGTGTACGGTTCTTAAGGCAACTGCTCACTTTCTCGGGCGTTGACGGAGAAAGGCTGAGTTCAACTTGGGTTTCTTCCGCGGAGGCCCCAGAATTTGTAATGGCAATAAAGGGTTTTATTGAAAAACTGAAGATTCTGGGTCCCTCTCCACTTCGCAAGGCAGAAGCGGGTTGAACTGTCTGCTCTCCAATTTTCTTTAAAACTTGCAAGGTACAGTCGCCGCATTGTCTTCAAAGATCCAAGACATGAACCATCGACTGTGATATTGAATAAAATTTCAATGTACTGGAAGATGAAAGGGTAATGCAGGAAAAACTCATCATTGCTTCTTCTAAGACTTCGAACACACAGCGGGAGCGCACTTCAAATGGCGGAGAAAAAGCTGGACTGCCGTGGGTTGGCCTGTCCTCATCCTGTTCTAAAGACCAAAGAGACAATAGAAAGCGGCGATATCACTCAGGTGAACATTTTGGTGGACAATGCCGCAGCCAGGGAAAATGTGGGACGATTTCTGGAACGCATGGGTTATACAGTGACTGTTTCCGAACACGAAGGATCTTTTGAAGTTGCAGGATCAAAAGCCCTCGAAACATCGGCACGTGAAATAACGCCGGAACCGGAAGAGCCCAAGCAGACCAGGAAGAACGAGGAACGCAAAATTGCGGTGCTTGTCGGTACGGAATGCATGGGAAGTGGGGACGACACGCTGGGCCGGAAGCTTCTCATAAATTTCGTCGGCACCCTGAAGGAAATGGGCTCTGAACTTTGGCGCTTGATCTTTCTGAACGGAGGAGTCAAATTAACAGTGGAAGGTTCCGAATCCCTGCCCATTCTTCAGGAACTGGAAAAATCGGGGGTCTATATCCTCGTTTGTGGAACCTGTTTGAATCATTTCGAACTCTTGGAAAAAAAGAAGGTCGGAGAGACGACCAACATGCTGGATATCGTCACGGCTTTGCAGCTGGCGGATAAAGTCATTAGCTTCACCTGATGCGTTGAAAACATATTCCATACACTTTTGAATTTTAGGGGTGACTCATGACACATTCTCGGGTGGAACTGGCCAAAACAGTACGTGCAGCTGGTTGAGCTGCCAAAATAGGTCCGGGGGACCTGGCTGAAATTCTCGAAAATCTGCCTCTCGAAAAAGATCCCAACCTGCTGGTGGGGCGGGAAACTTCCGATGATGCCGGAGTTTACCGTTTGACAGAGGAAACGGCTCTGGTCCAGACCATCGATTTCATCACTCCGGTGGTGAACGACCCCTACGACTTTGGGAGGATCGCCGCCGCCAACGCTCTAAGTGACGTCTATGCCATGGGGGGCCGTCCTCTCACGGCCATGAATATCGTGTGCTTTCCGGTCAAGAAGATGGACAAGAAGATCCTGGGAGAGATTCTCAGGGGCGGGTTGGAAAAAGTTCATGAAGCAGGAGCGGTTCTGGTGGGGGGGCACAGCGTTGAAGACCCGGAAATCAAATTCGGGCTTTCAGTCACAGGGCTGGTGCACCCTCAAAAGGTCCTGGCCAATAGCAGGGCACAGGTGGGAGATGCCTTGATCCTCACCAAACCTCTCGGTACGGGAATCCTGGCAACCGCCATCAAAGCGGGGCTGGTTTCCGATGAAGCAGAAAGGGAAGCCATCGAGGTCATGGCGACATTGAACAAGACTGCGGCGGAAGCCATGAGTGCGTACACGGTGCATGCCTGCACGGACATCACCGGTTTCGGGTTACTGGGACATGCGCTCGAAATGGCTGTCGGCAGCAAGGTCTCCATCACCCTGGACGTCAAGAAGGTGCCCCTGCTCACCGAAGTCCTGCATAACCTTCAAATGGGTTTGGTCCCGGCGGGAAGCTATGCCAACCGGAATTTCTGTGCACACCAGGTCAGGCAGATCCAAACCATCGACCCCGCCCTGCTGGACCTGCTCTCCGATGCACAGACATCGGGAGGCCTTCTCATTTCACTTCCCGAAAGTGAATCGCAGAAACTGGTGCAGGACCTCAGGAACCGCGGAGTCTCCAGTGCTGCGGTCGTCGGACATGTCACAGGTACAGGAAAAGGAACGATTGACCTTATTTGAGGGAGATACCGGTGGCACTTGAATACAGCCTGCCGCCGGGTTCCCCCCAGAGCCTTTGTCCGGACATCCAATTCTAGCAACCGCTTCCATCTCCCTGGCACCCCTGCCCCTTCGTGCACCCGCCGCTTCGCCTGACTTTGAATTCCGAAAGGTTCCGGCCGTTGAAAACCGCCTCCAGTCCCATTTCAATGAAACCGCTCATTTCCACCGGGAGCACCCCCGTTTTCGTGAGTATCTTCCTCGGGTGTTCCCCTATTCCGCTCACGAGCACGGCGCGGCAGTCCTGTAAGACTCTTGCCAGTTCCTCCCATCTCTTCGGGCCTCCCCCAGAGGGAGGGGCCTTCCGTTCTGCAACCTTTTCAAATCCTTCTTCACTCTTTTTCCAGATCTGGAAACGGGCGGCTTCCCCCAAATGCTGATTGACCAGAAGTCCCTCGATCGTCGCTACGGCAACGTAGGGCCTCGCTTCAGAGGAAGGCAGGGAAGTCGCGCATGCGGAAAGGCAGCCGCGAAACGCGTCGCTTTTGTCTTCACCGAGAAGTCCCACCGCATCCGCGCGGCACCGGGTACAGTGACGCATCTGGGGCAGATATTCCTCGGCCTTTTTACGTATTTCAACCATTTGCTCCCGGCTCGGTTCGTGCACCGATTCAAAGACCGTATCCGCATTGGGATAGAGGGGCATACAGTTGAGGACATCCACTTCGATCTCGGCCATCTTTTTCGCCACTTCTTCGATATGGTGATCGTTGATTCCAGGCATCACGATCGTGTTGACCTTGACCACCATGCCTTTGGCTTTTAGCGCTTTGATGGCTTCCAACTGACGTTCCAGCAGGAGTTCTGCAGCGCGAAGCCCCCGGTAAATCACTTTTCCGTCCCGCACCCAGCTGTAAATTTTCTGACCGATTTCAGGATCCACGGCATTGACGGTGACCGTCACGTGGGAAACGCCGATCCTGGCCAGTTCATCCACATAGGGAGCAAGGTTCAATCCATTAGTGGCCAAACAGAGAAGCATTTCAGGAAATTTCTCCCGGATCAAACGCATGGTTTCGACCGTCTCGAACGCATTGGCGAAAGGATCTCCCGGCCCGGCGATTCCGGCGACAGTGATACGGGGTTCTTTTTCAAGCACTTTTTCCATATATTCGACAGCCTGGACAGGAGAGAGAACAGCACTGGTGACCCCTGGCCGGCTCTCGTTCACACAGTCATATTTGCGGTTACAGTAGTTGCATTTGATATTGCACTGCGGAGCTACGGGAAGGTGGACCCGGCCGCATTTTCCTTTGACCTCAACATTGAAACAGGGGTGTCGATCGAGATTCAGCGTAGTTGTCATGGTCCCTATCCTTTTCTATTTTTCAGCCACGACTCTTTTTACATGTAGCCATAGCCCACAGACGAATCCATCTGTTTCTTTTCAATGAGAGCATTCACAATACGGTCGAGCAGGTTCTGCGCTCCCCGGTAACCCAGGTGAAGGATTCTCTGTCCTCCGAAGCGGTCGTGAATGGGAAATCCCACCCGAACCAGGGGGATATTCCATTTCTTTGCCAGGTGATATCCTTTGCTGTGCCCTACGAGGAGCTCAGGCGAGAGGGCTTCCACTTCTTCGGCGATTTCGTAGAAGTCCACCCCTTCTTTCACAATGGGAGTTTCCGAAAGGATCTCTCCCGTAACCTGTTCGATGGCTTCCCGGAAGTGCCCGCTGCGCCCGCCCGACGCACAGAGAACCGGTTTGATGCCGATCTCGACGAGAAAGGAGGTCAATCCGACCACGAGATCCTCTTCACCGTAAATGACCGCCCGTTTCTCGCTAAGGTACTTGTGGCCATCCACGTAAGCATCGATGAGCCGCCCCCGTTCCGAGGCGTGCTTTATGAGCGTGGGGGAACCTGAAATCTCTTCCAGTGCTTCAAAAAAGCGATCCGTTTCGCGCAACCCCATGGGCATACCCAGTCCGTGGAGCTTCACTCCAAAACGGTCCTCCAGGAGTCGCCCTGCCGTGGTTTCACGGGCGAGGGTTCTTCCGAATTCAATCGTGGCCCGGGAGCCTCCCATATTCTTGATGTGAGCAATGGGAGTCCCTCCCAAGGGAATCTTTTCATACTCTTCCGCAGCCGGGCCATCCAATGTTTCTGAAATATCGGGTAGAACAATCGGCGGAAGCCCGAAGTCCTCCATAATTTCCTTGAGATACCGGATGTCCGCCGGAGAGACAAAACCGGGCAAAACATTGACGGCGTCCGTCTTCTCCTCCAATCCGGCCAACTGGTCCACCACGGATTTTACCGCCGCGTGAAAACCTTCCATGTGCGTCCCCGAATAGCTGGGTGTCGAGACGTTCACCAGGGACGGGAGATCATCGTTTTGATGCGTCTCGGCCATTTCCTTGCGAAAGGCCCGCACGATCATGGGCACATCGTCACCTATGGTTTCAGTAAGGCAGGTTGTGGCGATACCGATGAGATCTGCTCCATATTTGGCCATTACATTCTGCAGCCCCTGCTTCAGGTTCGCTTCCCCGCCATAGACCGCATGTTTCTCCCCCAGAGACGAGGATGCAATGTCCATGGGTTCCCGGTAATGGCTGATGATGTAGCGCCTCATATAGGTTGCGCATCCCTGAGATCCATGCAGGAAGGGAACGGCTCCTTCGATTCCACGAAAGGCAAGACATGCCCCCATCGGCTTGCAAAGCTTGCAGGCGTTTGTGGTGGATACATAGGGCGAAGTGGATCGTTTCATCGCTTTGACCTCTCTTTCCGGAAGCGCCGGATGGCGGCATACAAGGGTTGCTTCGAATTTGAAGATGTTTTCCGTTTCAGTGGTATTTTCTTCCGGTCTTCCTGGGAACAAACCGCCACACGGGACTTACTGCGGAGATGTAAACCTCTTTGGCAAAATTGAGCATTCCAACGAAACCTTCCAGGGGTTCCTTGCGCTCATGGTTATGATCACAAAAGCCCACGCCCAGCTTGTATGCGATAGGCCTTTCCTTCACTCCCCCCACGAAGACATCGACTTCTTTTTCCTTGAGGAACGAAGAGAGCTCCAGGGGGTTTGAATCGTCTACGATGATCGTTCCATCATCGGTGATCTCATGCAGTTCCTGGTAATCTTCTTCCGTGCCGGTCTGAGAACCCACCAGCACCACTTTCATGCCCAGGATGCGAAACGCCTTGACCAGAGAAAAGGCCTTGAAGGCGCCCCCCACATAGATGGCGGCCTTTTTCCCCTCGAGGGCCTCTCGGTACTTCTGTAACTGGGGGTAGAGCACGGAGAGCTCTTCCTTGACGAGTTCCCGGGTCCTCCCCATGATTTCCGGGTCCTTTCCGCTGAAAAACCGGGCCACGGTATAGAGAGATTCGGCCATGTCTTCCACTCCGAAATAGGAAACCCTTTGAAAAGGAATGCCGTAAGCATCCTTCATCATTTTCGCCAGGTCCATGGTCGCACCCGAACACTGGACCACGTTCAGAGCGGCCCCGTGAGCCCGGCGGATCTCCTCCACCCGTCCGTCCCCCGTGATGTTGGCAACCGTTTCAATGCCCATGCGCTTGAAATAATCGCGGATGATCCAGATTTCACCCGCCAGGTTGAAATCCCCCAGGATGTTCACGCTGAGAGGCGATATTCCCGTCGTATCGCCCGTTCCAATGAGTCGAAACATGGCGCTGCACGCGGCATGGTAGCCTTCACGCTTGTTGCCCTTGAACCCTTCCGACTGCACGGGAATGACGGGAATTCCTTTTTCCTGGCTCACCCGCTTGCATACGGACTCCAGATCGTCCCCGATGATTCCCACGATGCAGGTCGAGTACACAAAGGCCGCCTTGGGACTGTGACGGTCGATCAATTCCACGAGAGCCCTGTAGAGCTTGGCTTCACCACCGAAAATGACGTCCTTTTCCTGTAAGTCCGTGGAAAAACTCAGACGGTGAAGAGTCGGTCCCGAGGAGAGCGCTCCCCGAATGTCCCATGTGTAGGCAGCACAGCCGATGGGTCCGTGCACCAGATGCAGAGCGTCCGCTATGGGATAGAGCACCACCCGGGAACCGCAGAACACACAAGCCCTCTGGCTGACAGCTCCTGCCAGGCTTTCTTTGTTGCAGGAAATCTCGAAGGGTTCTTTTCCCTTTCTGTGTATTTGGTCTTTTCGTTCCTTGAAGATGACAACATTTTCAGTACTCATGACTTTCCTCTTTTCCCGCGGCTTTTTGACTTCTGCCCGTCGCTCGGTACATCGGTGAGTGCATTCGGGTCCCAAGGCTCTCTCCAACTTCAGGTGTCACGGGTTGTTCTTCGCCATGGAATCCGAACACTCCCGATTCGCTGCACTGTATCCTTTCATGGTCGAGGCTATGCGAGAAGATATTCGGTTGCCGGTTCGTCCTCCTCGAGAGCATCGAGAATGGCATCCACAGCATCTTCATCGACTACGCCCCTGTACCAGTATCCCTGGGGATAGACGATGACAACGGGTCCTTCCTCGCACAGCTTCAAACATCCGGTGGTGGTGACCATCGCATTCATACCGCGATCTGCAAGTTCTTCTTCAAAGTATGGAATCAGATTCATAGAATTCTTTTTGATACATTTTCCCTTGGCTTCGGTGCCCCTGAAGCTGGCACATACAAATATGTGGTAATCCGGTTTTTGCATGTCATGTTTCCTCTTGAGGGGTTTCCTCTCCGCTTCGGCAGAGAATTCAATTGTTCCTTTTCGCAAAAGGCACTCTTATCGAACCTCTGCCCCTCACAGAACCCATTGTTTCCAAAAGATTCATCTACATCACCAGTTCAAAGCCCTCTTCCGATGAATCCCTGTCCTGACGATCCAGAAGGGCATCCAGAATCTTTTCGAGAAGGCGCAATCCGCCCCTGTAGCCGACCGTAGGGAAATAGCTGTGCCCGATGCGGTCGAGGATGGGGAAACCGAATCGAACGAAGGGTATGTCCTCGTCGCGTGAAATGTACTTCAGATAGGTGTTTCCTATCATGAGATCTACCGGTTCATTCTTGATCCACTGATGCAGTAGGAACATGTCGCCTTCGGCTCTCACCTTCACTTCGTGAGGCACATCCTTCGTGATCTCATTGATCCTGGATTCGAACTTCTTGCCCGGAGTCCCCGTCACCACATAAATGGGCATCATGTCGATGGAGACCAGGAACTCTGTAAGAGAGATCAGCTGATCGGGGTCTCCCACCAGGGCCACCTTTTTCCCGTAGAAGTACTGGTGCATGTCGGCAATGACATCCAGAAGCTGTCCCCTTTCCAGGTTGATGGAATCCGGCACGTGTACTCCTGCAAGTTTTCTGAGAACATCCACGAACCGGTCCGTTGCACTGAGCCCTATGGGGAGGTCCAGGATTTCGCAGGGCACCTTGCACTTGGTGTCGAGGGCCCGGGCTGCAGGCCCCGAAGCCAGGTGCCCGAGAGCGATGGTAGCCTTGCTGTCTCCGGTCTTGACCAGCGATTCGACGGTAACTCCGCCCCTCGGGAACATTTCGAACTTTCCCGTCTGGGGACGGTTGAGAACATTGGATGTATCGGGGAAAAGGATGGTCCGCACCCCCAGTTCACCGGCGATTCGTTTGATTTCTTCCATATCCGCAGGTTCGACGTATCCCGGAACGATATTGATGCAGTCTTCTTTTTTCCCCGTAGATACCGCGAAGTAGTCCACCATGGCTTTCGTCATGTTGGAAAAACCGGTCACATGAGACCCCACATAGCTCGGTGTGTTGGCATGAATGACATACTTGCCTTTGGGAATCTTGCCGTCCGCTTCGGCCTTGCGGGTGATCTGAGGGATATCATCCCCGATGGTCTCGGAAAGGCACGTGGTGTGGACCGCAATCACTTCCGGTTCGTAAATGGTGAAAATGTTGTCAATGGCCTGCACCAGGTTGGCCTGCCCGCCGAAGACCGACGATCCTTCCGTGAATGAACTGGTAGCCGCCATGACAGGCTCTTTGTAATGCCGGGTGAGGGTGCTGCGGTGGTAGGCGCAGCACCCCTGCGAACCGTGGCTGTGAGGAAGACAGCCGTGAATCCCCAGGGCCGCATACATGGCGCCGATGGGCTGACAGGTCTTGGCCGGATTGATGGTCAAGGCGCTGCGTTCTCTGATTTCTTTGGGTGTGTGTCTGAGCAACATAAGCCTGATCCTTCCTCTTATTCTAATCGCACGCATATTTCGCGGAGAGTTCCGGACTCTTCTGCCACGGGGCCTTGAGGTAGCTCCAAACCTTGCTGTTCACCATGCGATCGATTTCTCTGTAAAAGTTGATGGCACCCTTGAATCCCGCATAGGGCCCGCCGTAATCGTAGCTGTGAAGCTGCTTCAGCGGGATTCCATGTTTTTGTACGGCATATTTTTCCTTGATGCCCGCGCAAAAGATGGCAGGCTTGAACACTTCAATGAGCTTTTCCGTTTCGTACTGGCTGATGTCATCGATGACCAGGGTCTCACTGTCCATCTCCCGCATCATTCCATCATAATCCTTGAATTTAAACCCTTCCGCCTTGAGCCGCTCCAACTCTTCAGAGCTCTTTCGCGGGCGGTATCTATCGGGATCTTGTGTGATTTCAAGCTCCTCAATATTTCGGCTATCCGCATCGACCTTGATGGTTGGTATAACTTCTCGGCCTTCATAGTCATCCCTGTGTGCAAATTCATATCCGGCGGAAATGGTCTTCATCCCGATCTCTTTAAAGAGTTCCTGGTAATGATGGGCGCGGGACCCCCCTACAAAGAGCATGGCCGTCTTCCCTTCACACCGGGGTCGAACCTCCCCTCGAACCTTGAGGATTTCCGGCATCTCTTCGGCAATGACCTCTTCCACCCGGTCGATGAGTTCCTGGTCCTGGAAGTATTGGGCGATCTTCCTGAGGGATTTCGCCGTCGCTTCAGAACCGATGAAGTTGATTTTGATCCAGGGTATGCCAAATTTTTCCTCCATCATTTCAGCAACATAATTGATTGAACGGTGACACATGATGGTATTGAGGTCCGCCGTGTGCGCATTGGCAAACTGGTCGTAACTCGAGTTTCCGCTGAAGGTGGAAATGAGGGTGATGCCGCATTTTTTCAGGATGCGATCGATTTCAAAAGCATCCCCACCGATGTTGTATTCCCCGAGGAGATTGATCTTGTACTTTCCCTCTTTTACCGTATCGTCGAGCCCGACAACGTGAGTAAAAATCCCGTTGTTGGCGATGTGGTGGCCCGCCGACTGGCTCACCCCCTTGTAGCCCT
This region of Desulforhabdus amnigena genomic DNA includes:
- the nifK gene encoding nitrogenase molybdenum-iron protein subunit beta, with protein sequence MLLRHTPKEIRERSALTINPAKTCQPIGAMYAALGIHGCLPHSHGSQGCCAYHRSTLTRHYKEPVMAATSSFTEGSSVFGGQANLVQAIDNIFTIYEPEVIAVHTTCLSETIGDDIPQITRKAEADGKIPKGKYVIHANTPSYVGSHVTGFSNMTKAMVDYFAVSTGKKEDCINIVPGYVEPADMEEIKRIAGELGVRTILFPDTSNVLNRPQTGKFEMFPRGGVTVESLVKTGDSKATIALGHLASGPAARALDTKCKVPCEILDLPIGLSATDRFVDVLRKLAGVHVPDSINLERGQLLDVIADMHQYFYGKKVALVGDPDQLISLTEFLVSIDMMPIYVVTGTPGKKFESRINEITKDVPHEVKVRAEGDMFLLHQWIKNEPVDLMIGNTYLKYISRDEDIPFVRFGFPILDRIGHSYFPTVGYRGGLRLLEKILDALLDRQDRDSSEEGFELVM
- the nifD gene encoding nitrogenase molybdenum-iron protein alpha chain: MSSICDEKINFEDVCDRIDPEELKKEILEKYPTKVARKRAKQIVVNRIATCNEVQEIGANVRTIPGIITQRGCTYAGCKGVIMGPTRDIVNITHGPIGCGFYSWLTRRNQTKPPTENDENFMTYCFSTDMQDKDIVFGGEKKLRAAIQEAYDLFKPKAISIFSTCPVGLIGDDVHSVARDMKEKLGINIFAFSCEGYKGVSQSAGHHIANNGIFTHVVGLDDTVKEGKYKINLLGEYNIGGDAFEIDRILKKCGITLISTFSGNSSYDQFANAHTADLNTIMCHRSINYVAEMMEEKFGIPWIKINFIGSEATAKSLRKIAQYFQDQELIDRVEEVIAEEMPEILKVRGEVRPRCEGKTAMLFVGGSRAHHYQELFKEIGMKTISAGYEFAHRDDYEGREVIPTIKVDADSRNIEELEITQDPDRYRPRKSSEELERLKAEGFKFKDYDGMMREMDSETLVIDDISQYETEKLIEVFKPAIFCAGIKEKYAVQKHGIPLKQLHSYDYGGPYAGFKGAINFYREIDRMVNSKVWSYLKAPWQKSPELSAKYACD